One window of Nymphaea colorata isolate Beijing-Zhang1983 chromosome 11, ASM883128v2, whole genome shotgun sequence genomic DNA carries:
- the LOC116265023 gene encoding probable leucine-rich repeat receptor-like protein kinase At1g68400, translated as MGAPKAFFHHWLPLFFLLLHAVNGFSSSSHSLGPDLRALVSFKATADPSSKGLPSWNLENHPCNWTGVTCNARGDRVFRLVLEEMNLTGSILPLASLSGLRVLSLKGNALAGPIPDLSNLTSLKLLFLSHNRFSGPLPSSLSLLTRLFRLDLSFNRLSGNVPPSLNALSHLLTLRLEGNLLSGTISSLNITTLRDLNVSGNHLAGPIPQSLSGFPASAFALNSALCGAPLPRCKAIVSDPLSPSAAGQIPAIVSSMPSTKPAGAGSGAEAGATSGEATPPKRSGRMSRAALAAIVAADLVVLLAVAGGVVCFMWRSYAGRRAGRRVREGEKIVYSSSSPCGRPGPAGAGGGFDRGRMVFLEGERRFELEDLLRASAEMLGKGGLGTSYKAVLDDGRAVAVKRLREVQVGSRREFEERMEAIGRIHHPNLVGLTAYYYARDEKLLVSDYLPNGSLFSLLHGNRGPGRTPLDWTSRMKIAIGAARGLAYLHHTCRSPRIYHGNVKSTNVLLDRSGNACVVDFGLASLASPAVAARPTGYRAPEVSDGRKASHKADVYSFGVLLLELLTGKSPAAPPEEGGVDLPRWVQSVVREEWTSEVFDLELMRYKNIEEEMVGMLQIALSCTSISPDQRPKMAHVVRMIEEIRGGEQSPSHESFDSVSYSPSVSEDNTSQE; from the exons atgggaGCTCCGAAAGCCTTCTTCCATCACTGGCTTCCcctcttctttttgcttcttcatgCCGTCAAtggcttctcttcctcttcccacTCTCTCGGCCCCGACCTTAGAGCCCTCGTCTCTTTCAAGGCCACTGCTGACCCGTCCAGCAAGGGACTCCCTTCCTGGAACCTGGAGAACCACCCCTGCAACTGGACGGGCGTCACCTGCAATGCCCGGGGTGACCGCGTCTTCCGCCTCGTTCTCGAGGAGATGAACCTCACCGGCAGCATTCTTCCCCTGGCCTCCCTCTCCGGCCTCCGTGTCCTCAGCCTCAAGGGCAACGCTCTCGCCGGCCCCATCCCCGACCTCTCCAACCTCACCTCTCTCaagctcctcttcctctcccacAACCGCTTCTCCGGCCCCCTTCCCtcgtccctctctctcctcacccGCCTTTTCCGTCTCGACCTCTCGTTTAACAGACTCTCCGGAAACGTCCCGCCGTCCCTCAATGCCCTCTCCCACCTCCTCACCCTCCGCCTCGAGGGCAACCTTTTGTCCGGCACCATCTCCTCCCTCAACATTACCACCCTACGCGACCTCAACGTCTCCGGCAACCACCTCGCTGGTCCCATCCCGCAGTCCCTCTCCGGCTTCCCGGCCTCCGCTTTCGCCCTAAACTCCGCCCTCTGCGGCGCACCGCTCCCTCGCTGCAAGGCCATCGTCAGCGACCCGCTCTCTCCCTCAGCAGCTGGCCAGATCCCGGCCATCGTCTCGTCCATGCCGAGCACCAAGCCTGCCGGCGCAGGTTCCGGGGCCGAGGCCGGGGCCACATCCGGTGAGGCGACGCCGCCGAAGCGAAGTGGGCGTATGAGCAGAGCGGCATTGGCGGCGATCGTAGCGGCGGACCTGGTGGTGCTGCTGGCCGTCGCTGGCGGAGTTGTGTGCTTCATGTGGCGGAGTTACGCCGGGCGGCGGGCAGGCAGGAGGGTACGTGAAGGGGAGAAGATCGTGTACTCATCGTCGAGCCCGTGTGGCCGGCCGGGTCCGGCTGGCGCCGGCGGTGGGTTCGATAGAGGGAGGATGGTGTTCCTGGAAGGAGAGAGGCGTTTCGAGCTGGAGGACCTGCTGAGGGCCTCGGCGGAGATGCTGGGGAAGGGTGGTCTGGGCACGTCGTACAAGGCGGTGCTGGACGACGGCAGGGCGGTGGCGGTGAAGCGGCTCCGGGAGGTGCAGGTTGGGTCGAGGCGGGAGTTCGAGGAGCGGATGGAGGCCATCGGGCGCATCCACCACCCCAACCTTGTGGGACTCACTGCCTACTACTACGCTCGCGACGAGAAGTTGCTCGTTTCCGACTACCTCCCCAACGgttccctcttctcccttctgCACG GAAACCGCGGGCCTGGTCGGACGCCACTGGACTGGACGAGCCGGATGAAGATCGCTATCGGCGCCGCCCGCGGCCTAGCCTACCTCCACCACACCTGCCGCTCCCCCCGCATCTACCACGGCAACGTGAAGTCCACCAACGTCCTCCTCGACCGCTCCGGCAACGCCTGCGTCGTGGACTTCGGCCTTGCCAGCCTCGCCTCGCCAGCGGTCGCGGCTCGACCGACCGGATACCGCGCACCGGAGGTATCCGACGGCCGAAAGGCCTCCCACAAGGCGGACGTGTACAGCTTCGGCGTGCTTCTACTCGAGCTCCTCACCGGGAAGTCGCCGGCCGCCCCGCCGGAGGAAGGCGGCGTCGACCTGCCGCGGTGGGTCCAGTCGGTCGTCCGGGAAGAGTGGACGTCGGAAGTGTTCGACCTCGAGCTCATGCGCTACAAGAACATCGAGGAGGAGATGGTGGGGATGCTGCAGATCGCCTTGTCATGTACGTCGATCTCCCCAGATCAACGGCCCAAAATGGCCCACGTCGTCCGAATGATAGAGGAGATAAGAGGAGGAGAGCAGTCGCCGTCGCACGAATCCTTCGACTCCGTCTCGTACTCGCCCTCCGTATCGGAAGATAACACGAGTCAGGAGTGA